The Ochotona princeps isolate mOchPri1 chromosome 1, mOchPri1.hap1, whole genome shotgun sequence genome has a segment encoding these proteins:
- the TFAP2B gene encoding transcription factor AP-2-beta isoform X1, with translation MHSPPRDQAAIMLWKLVENVKYEDIYEDRHDGVPSHSSRLSQLGSVSQGPYSSAPPLSHTPSSDFQPPYFPPPYQPLPYHQSQDPYSHVNDPYSLNPLHQPQQHPWGQRQRQEVGSEAGSLLPQPRAALPQLSGLDPRRDYHSVRRPDVLLHSAHHGLDAGMGDSLSLHGLGHPGMEDVQSVEDASNSGMNLLDQSVIKKVPVPPKSVTSLMMNKDGFLGGMSVNTGEVFCSVPGRLSLLSSTSKYKVTVGEVQRRLSPPECLNASLLGGVLRRAKSKNGGRSLRERLEKIGLNLPAGRRKAANVTLLTSLVEGEAVHLARDFGYICETEFPAKAVSEYLNRQHTDPSDLHSRKNMLLATKQLCKEFTDLLAQDRTPIGNSRPSPILEPGIQSCLTHFSLITHGFGAPAICAALTALQNYLTEALKGMDKMFLNNTTTNRHTSGEGPGSKTGDKEEKHRK, from the exons GACCGGCACGATGGCGTCCCGAGCCACAGCTCCCGGCTCTCCCAGCTGGGCTCGGTGTCCCAAGGACCCTACTCGAGCGCCCCGCCGCTGTCCCACACCCCGTCGTCGGATTTCCAGCCGCCCTACTTCCCGCCCCCCTACCAGCCGCTCCCCTACCACCAGAGCCAAGACCCCTACTCCCACGTCAACGACCCCTACTCTCTGAatccactgcaccagccccagcagcATCCCTGGGGGCAACGGCAGCGACAAGAAGTGGGTTCGGAAGCCGGCTCTCTGCTGCCCCAGCCCCGGGCCGCCTTGCCCCAGCTCTCGGGCCTCGACCCCCGGAGGGACTACCACTCGGTCCGCCGGCCGGACGTGCTGCTGCACTCGGCGCACCACGGCCTGGATGCGGGCATGGGTGACAGCCTTTCGTTGCACGGCCTCGGCCATCCCGGCATGGAAGACGTCCAG TCAGTTGAAGATGCCAGTAACAGCGGCATGAATCTATTGGACCAATCTGTCATTAAAAAAG ttcCGGTTCCTCCCAAATCTGTGACTTCTCTAATGATGAATAAAGATGGCTTCTTGGGAGGCATGTCCGTCAACACCGGAGAGGTGTTTTGCTCGGTCCCGGGCCGCCTGTCTCTGCTCAGTTCAACTTCAAAGTACAAAGTAACTGTGGGAGAAGTTCAAAGACGACTCTCGCCCCCCGAATGCCTCAATGCGTCTCTCCTCGGTGGCGTCCTCAGAAG AGCCAAATCGAAAAATGGGGGGAGATCTTTGCGAGAAAGGCTAGAAAAAATCGGTTTGAATTTACCCGCGGGCAGGCGCAAAGCAGCAAATGTCACGTTACTCACCTCCCTGGTGGAAG GAGAAGCTGTTCACTTAGCTCGGGATTTTGGGTACATCTGTGAAACCGAATTTCCCGCCAAAGCTGTTTCTGAGTATTTGAACCGGCAGCACACAGACCCTAGTGACCTGCATTCCCGAAAGAATATGCTGTTAGCTACCAA GCAACTTTGTAAAGAATTTACAGATCTGCTGGCGCAGGACCGGACACCAATCGGGAACAGCCGGCCCAGCCCCATCCTGGAGCCGGGGATTCAGAGTTGCCTCACTCACTTCAGCCTCATCACGCACGGCTTCGGCGCCCCGGCCATTTGCGCCGCGCTCACGGCCCTGCAGAACTATCTCACCGAGGCGCTCAAAGGCATGGACAAGATGTTCTTGAACAACACCACCACTAACAGGCACACGTCTGGGGAAGGCCCAGGTAGTAAAACTGGAGAcaaggaggagaaacacaggaaatga
- the TFAP2B gene encoding transcription factor AP-2-beta isoform X2: MLVHTYSSMDRHDGVPSHSSRLSQLGSVSQGPYSSAPPLSHTPSSDFQPPYFPPPYQPLPYHQSQDPYSHVNDPYSLNPLHQPQQHPWGQRQRQEVGSEAGSLLPQPRAALPQLSGLDPRRDYHSVRRPDVLLHSAHHGLDAGMGDSLSLHGLGHPGMEDVQSVEDASNSGMNLLDQSVIKKVPVPPKSVTSLMMNKDGFLGGMSVNTGEVFCSVPGRLSLLSSTSKYKVTVGEVQRRLSPPECLNASLLGGVLRRAKSKNGGRSLRERLEKIGLNLPAGRRKAANVTLLTSLVEGEAVHLARDFGYICETEFPAKAVSEYLNRQHTDPSDLHSRKNMLLATKQLCKEFTDLLAQDRTPIGNSRPSPILEPGIQSCLTHFSLITHGFGAPAICAALTALQNYLTEALKGMDKMFLNNTTTNRHTSGEGPGSKTGDKEEKHRK, translated from the exons ATGTTAGTCCACACCTATTCATCCATG GACCGGCACGATGGCGTCCCGAGCCACAGCTCCCGGCTCTCCCAGCTGGGCTCGGTGTCCCAAGGACCCTACTCGAGCGCCCCGCCGCTGTCCCACACCCCGTCGTCGGATTTCCAGCCGCCCTACTTCCCGCCCCCCTACCAGCCGCTCCCCTACCACCAGAGCCAAGACCCCTACTCCCACGTCAACGACCCCTACTCTCTGAatccactgcaccagccccagcagcATCCCTGGGGGCAACGGCAGCGACAAGAAGTGGGTTCGGAAGCCGGCTCTCTGCTGCCCCAGCCCCGGGCCGCCTTGCCCCAGCTCTCGGGCCTCGACCCCCGGAGGGACTACCACTCGGTCCGCCGGCCGGACGTGCTGCTGCACTCGGCGCACCACGGCCTGGATGCGGGCATGGGTGACAGCCTTTCGTTGCACGGCCTCGGCCATCCCGGCATGGAAGACGTCCAG TCAGTTGAAGATGCCAGTAACAGCGGCATGAATCTATTGGACCAATCTGTCATTAAAAAAG ttcCGGTTCCTCCCAAATCTGTGACTTCTCTAATGATGAATAAAGATGGCTTCTTGGGAGGCATGTCCGTCAACACCGGAGAGGTGTTTTGCTCGGTCCCGGGCCGCCTGTCTCTGCTCAGTTCAACTTCAAAGTACAAAGTAACTGTGGGAGAAGTTCAAAGACGACTCTCGCCCCCCGAATGCCTCAATGCGTCTCTCCTCGGTGGCGTCCTCAGAAG AGCCAAATCGAAAAATGGGGGGAGATCTTTGCGAGAAAGGCTAGAAAAAATCGGTTTGAATTTACCCGCGGGCAGGCGCAAAGCAGCAAATGTCACGTTACTCACCTCCCTGGTGGAAG GAGAAGCTGTTCACTTAGCTCGGGATTTTGGGTACATCTGTGAAACCGAATTTCCCGCCAAAGCTGTTTCTGAGTATTTGAACCGGCAGCACACAGACCCTAGTGACCTGCATTCCCGAAAGAATATGCTGTTAGCTACCAA GCAACTTTGTAAAGAATTTACAGATCTGCTGGCGCAGGACCGGACACCAATCGGGAACAGCCGGCCCAGCCCCATCCTGGAGCCGGGGATTCAGAGTTGCCTCACTCACTTCAGCCTCATCACGCACGGCTTCGGCGCCCCGGCCATTTGCGCCGCGCTCACGGCCCTGCAGAACTATCTCACCGAGGCGCTCAAAGGCATGGACAAGATGTTCTTGAACAACACCACCACTAACAGGCACACGTCTGGGGAAGGCCCAGGTAGTAAAACTGGAGAcaaggaggagaaacacaggaaatga